Proteins from a single region of Drosophila biarmipes strain raj3 chromosome 3R, RU_DBia_V1.1, whole genome shotgun sequence:
- the LOC108032219 gene encoding ATP synthase subunit d, mitochondrial yields MAARRIAQSSINWSALAERVPANQKSSFGAFKTKSDIYVRAVLANPECPPQIDWANYKKLIPVAGLVDSFQKQYEALKVPYPQDKVSPQVDAEIKASQSEIDAYKKASEQRIQNYQKEIAHLKSLLPYDQMTMEDYRDAFPENSLDPINKPTFWPHTPEEQVGYKSKEQLEAEAAGHH; encoded by the coding sequence ATGGCCGCCCGCCGCATCGCCCAATCCTCGATCAACTGGTCCGCTCTCGCCGAGCGCGTGCCCGCCAACCAGAAGAGCAGCTTCGGCGCCTTCAAGACCAAGTCGGACATCTATGTGCGCGCCGTCTTGGCCAACCCCGAGTGCCCGCCCCAGATCGATTGGGCCAACTACAAGAAGCTGATCCCGGTGGCCGGACTCGTGGACTCGTTCCAGAAGCAGTACGAAGCCCTGAAGGTGCCCTACCCCCAGGACAAGGTGTCGCCCCAGGTGGACGCCGAGATCAAGGCCTCCCAGAGCGAGATCGATGCCTACAAGAAGGCGTCCGAGCAGCGCATCCAGAACTACCAGAAGGAGATTGCCCATCTCAAGTCGCTGCTGCCCTACGACCAGATGACCATGGAGGACTACCGCGACGCATTCCCCGAGAACTCGCTCGACCCCATCAACAAGCCCACCTTCTGGCCCCACACGCCCGAGGAGCAGGTCGGCTACAAGTCCAAGGAGCAGCTGGAGGCCGAGGCCGCGGGACACCATTAA